GCATAAGCCCACCGAGATTCATCCTGAGCTGGATAAAGCTGCCTTTAACCTCGTGTTGATGTTGCAGGGAGATGCCGCTCAACGTGCACTCGCCGTATGGGCGATGTCGTGGGAGCCTGCACTTGAAGCGTCGGGTGATGACTGGCAACCTCCCCTCGTCGCAGAACTTTTAGATGACCCTTATGACGCGGTTCGGTTTATCACCCACCGAACACTTAAACGTTTTTCACCGTTTGAAAATTACGAATACAATTTCGTCGGCGATGCAAAGGCCTTGCAACAAGCTCAGATTGATGTTCGTGAGAAATGGTTTGCGGAACCGGGGCGTAACCAAACTCACCTGACCCCAGATACTATTATGGCTCCTGATGGAACACTGCTCATGGATACACTGTCCGATATATTAAGCAGGCGAGACGATGCGCAAATCGATATAGCTGAATAACTCCTCACGCCCTCGAATCACTCGACATAGCACCCGGTAGCAATTTCCCAAGGGATGCCTTATGGTTCTCGGGCTATGGTAAACTTCCGCTCAAGCTTGGTGAAAAGCCGAGGATTGCGTAACCGCATCGAATCTGTCGAACAGACTATCCTCAGATTACAGGGCGCACCATCTGAGTCCGAAAAACGCTTTCAAGTACCAGATAACCACTGGGATGAATATTTCGCGCGTGCAACCGTTGGGCGCTCCTGGCTGCGTAACGTCTCACAGGAATGGTACCACCTGCAGCCCATTTTCGACGTCATTGAAAACACAGTGCCCACCGGGAGTCGCATCGTGGAAGTAGGCAGTGGTTTAGGACTTACCGCGCTCTACTTTGCATCAGCCGGTTTTGATGTGACGGGGATTGATATCAACCCTCAAGCAATCGCCTTCGCACAAGAGTCGATTCAACCTTTGTTCCCATCAACTTTGCGCTTCGAGCCAGGCGATGCCTTTAAACTCGAGGCTCCCGAGAAACCCTACGATCTTGCCTATTCTCTGGGGGTTGTCGAACACTTTGATCGCAACCAAACCGTGGAACTTCTGCAGCTTCAAGGAACCATTGCACGATTTGTTTTGGCCGTTATCCCAACACCATTTACACGCTATGCCGGTGGTATTCATGATGAACGTTTCTACGGGCGGTTTGGGCTTCGAAGTATTGCAGAAGATGCAGGTTTAAAAGTTCACAAACTCTTTGGATACGGCGATATCCCAAGCCCAGTTCACCAAACCATTCGGCGCTGGGCGCCACCCGCACTTATATCTTGGCTACGGAATTATGTAAGTTATGGAATGGGTGTTGGCGTTTTGGCTGAGTCCGCTACAGGAACTTAACGCACTCCCACGTGTCCAATCGACCTTCGAGCTTATTTTACGTAAAGCGTTCCTTCAATATCGAGGTAGGTAAGATACAATCTCATATCGAACTCGAGCTGGTGATATTCAGGCTCAATGTGCGTACACAGTTTATAAAACGCCTTGTTATGCTCTTTTTCTTTTAAGTGAGCCAGCTCATGAACTGTAATCATTCTCAAAAACTCGAGAGGTCCTCGCTTTAAAACTGAAGCGACTCTAATCTCGTGCTTGGCCTTCAGCCGATTACCCTGGACTCGTGAGATAAATGTATGTGTCCCTAAAGCATGCTTCACCACATGAAGTTTATTGTCGTAGCAAATCTTACTGATGGGTGGTGCTTTGCGCAGTGCGGAGCGTTTTAAGTCATTGACGTAGTGCCCGAGAGCTTTGTCGGTTTGAATATCGTGACAGTTTGGATACTTACTCAACAAATAGTTACCGAGCGCTCCACGAGACAGCAAATCCCGAACCTGATTTTGAACCCCATCGGAATAACCATTGATATATTGCAGAGCCGGCATAACTGCCTGATATACATCTCCACCCCGGCTGTAAACACCGAAGCGTAAAACCATTAAGTTAACGATCTCATGCACTTACCTAAAATGTAATAAAAGACCAAAATTCAGCATGGAGGCCACTGCTTATGCCTGAAGTCTATTGTCTGCTCCCGCTGGCCTCGCTAATCTAGGCCAACTGAGGAACCTGGAAAATATGCAGATCAATAAATACCCGCATCTCTTTCGAAGCGTACTAAGCTCACTTGTTTTTGCCCTATGCTTGGCATTGCCCAACTTTGATGCCGGTGCTTCCGCGCTTGATGAGTCGACCCAGACCGACGAAGAGGCTGAAGCTGAGACTGAAG
This genomic interval from Deltaproteobacteria bacterium contains the following:
- a CDS encoding class I SAM-dependent methyltransferase; this translates as MVNFRSSLVKSRGLRNRIESVEQTILRLQGAPSESEKRFQVPDNHWDEYFARATVGRSWLRNVSQEWYHLQPIFDVIENTVPTGSRIVEVGSGLGLTALYFASAGFDVTGIDINPQAIAFAQESIQPLFPSTLRFEPGDAFKLEAPEKPYDLAYSLGVVEHFDRNQTVELLQLQGTIARFVLAVIPTPFTRYAGGIHDERFYGRFGLRSIAEDAGLKVHKLFGYGDIPSPVHQTIRRWAPPALISWLRNYVSYGMGVGVLAESATGT
- a CDS encoding M48 family metallopeptidase is translated as MPALQYINGYSDGVQNQVRDLLSRGALGNYLLSKYPNCHDIQTDKALGHYVNDLKRSALRKAPPISKICYDNKLHVVKHALGTHTFISRVQGNRLKAKHEIRVASVLKRGPLEFLRMITVHELAHLKEKEHNKAFYKLCTHIEPEYHQLEFDMRLYLTYLDIEGTLYVK